From the Penaeus monodon isolate SGIC_2016 chromosome 3, NSTDA_Pmon_1, whole genome shotgun sequence genome, the window tttttactagaggtaatatttttgtttacattaaatttttaatatcatgatttatactattgttatcgctttcaatatcatcataaatacaaatattgttgtatcaatattactattttcatcgattttattaccactattgttaCCACCGCCATCATCAGTAACATATtagcatattttatttattaacagaGCTTTCAATTTCGCCTTAACATGAATTACAGTTAGAGCTGTCAGTTACACTGAATTAAATCAAAACACAATACATCTGTTGCAACCATATGATGATGCAATCTATAGATAAGTGAACGGAAAAAAACACTGCAGGTACAGCTAACTTTCCCTGTATTTCTGAGGTCATGGATTCTGCTGTAGGCTGCGTCTGTGTGCACTATAAAAAATAGATTCACCTATGTTTCTAAGCAGTTCCAGTTCAAATGGCGTATAAGGTTAGTGCTCATTATCTAGCCCTGTGTTCACTCCATCgcaaaagaaacagataaacacatatCAATATTATATGATTCAGAACCGTTATATTTACAGGTTACCGTTCTGTCACTTCTCGTGGTTGGTATCTTTGGCAGTTCTCTGCAATCTTACAACGCCCCGGCACCGTCCTACAATGCCCCTGCTCCCACAGTAAGTTTGCGTGCATAACGCTAATCAATGCAATGGTAATTTATTGCACAGTTTTCGCTTTTCTACATAAtacactaaattatatattaattgctaCTTTAAAGGGACCAGCccagtacgacttcaactacgctGTGAAACATGATTATTCCAATAACGACTTTGGCCATCAagaaaatcgaaatggatacgaCACTCAAGGAGCTTACTTTGTACTGCTTCCAGACAGCCGTATACAGAGGGTATCATACAACGTAAATGGCGACGCTGGATACGTGGCCCAAGTTACTTACGAGGGAGAAGCCCAATACAGAGCCCCAAGACCATCCACTTCTTACCAGCCTGCTCCTTAAGCTTAACCCTATCAACTAGCATATTCTTTATTCTGCAGAAATAAGAATATAACTATCTAATGCAATTACAATAAAAGTTTGGACAGATAAAAATCCTCCTATTTCCTGCATATAAATTATACCTAGAAAATCCATTGTTGCTGTCGATGAAGACGAATCGATggatatcaaaataaaattcaaaagtaTTTTCTGAcgtactgtatgtgtatgtatatgtatgtgtatatattcacgtGTATGATACTTATATTTGTGatattatacttatgtataagtgtgtttaGTACAAGTGTATCGatatcataaatgaataaattttatgcatgtatgtatatatatttatacatgtgtgtgtgtccatatgtgtatgtacagcacgtatataaatattagttataagtatgtatctatatgaatgtatgtgtatatatatatacatatgtgtgtatgtatatatacatgtgtataccacatacccacacacatatgtgtatgtgaggcGTACgcgtgtatacaatatattttatatcaaaagttTTATATATCGAAAAATATTGAAGACAGAAGTGAAAAACGATTGTGTATATCATATAAGAGCTGTTACagctatttttcttgtttattcgtttattgtTTCACTGTTATTGACATTCTAATTTTAtttgatgtaaatatatgtgttcatgtatgtgaAGTCGCAGTCTAGCGATAATCCGTTACCTACTCTCCGCTTCTATTCCACCCAGAGATATTTCCGATATTTTGACggaaaagggaagagtgaggggatcCAGACTGAGGACGGAAACACCATCTCGGTTTTCACGTAAATCCTAAATACGGTCCCGAACTCCTGCCGTATTACTTGCAATGGCTCATAACACCTTGGGAAAGATAATGTGAATAGTTGTTTTATCTGTAAAGCGACTAGTAATGATGTGATTAAATCCTGAAAGCTATAATACTGATGGGACACAATGTTAATGatcatattgatattactatttttaagtattttttatgatCATAGTAATGGGGATGTTGTGTATTTCATAATTTTAACTGTACGTTTTATAGTCTTGGTGAAGAAAGAGTCGATTCAGCGAACTGAGCTGGGAgtgataatcagtattattatgattatatgtctgtcattctttcatattttccagatGGCATGATTacaaattgtaatgataatgccTTCCTGTCTGATGCAACAATTTCTTCCCTATGCTGAAAATTCGAAGGAGTTATTAGGGTTATACGTTATCAAAAATGCATAATTAAAGCAATCAACTGCATatgcaataattattaatacaatgTTGAACATCAGAATTATTTAGGATTAACAACCACGCTTTCTAGGACGAAAGCTCTTtacacagtgttttttttttctacatatttatcattaaaaagaGTTTCATTGATAGATAATTTTCATAACTTTCtaggataataaatataagtgCATTTGCAAATATTTATCTTGCAAGAAATCTAATCCgcaaatgtaatatttttattacagccTACTTGCTGTTATCAGATTAAGGCGTAGGAGGAGCAGGATGGTAAGAAGTGGAAGGTCTCAGGGTGCCGCATTGGTCCTTTGGGCCAATACGGCGAGTCGCCGTACACGACCACCGGGAAATACAGAATAAGTTCCATGGGCGTCATATCCATTTCGATTTTCTTGGTGGCCAAAGTCATTATTGGAGTAATCATGATTCACTgcatagttgaagtcgtactggGCCGGCCCTGCAACAAGAGCAATAAATTAGTTTTATGTGAGGGATATGCAAGTAATTAAATAGTAGATGATAAATTACAGTCACATGCGGGTTAAATTACCGGGGGAACAGGAGTTGTATAGGATGGAGCAGGAGCGCTGTACGATAGCGGAAAACTGCCAAGAACACCAAACACGAGAGCGGACAGAACGATAGCCAGgcagaaataaattaaaatgtggtTCATAGTAATATTTACTAATGTATTTTATACGAATAAATTTTACACAGGTACAACCAATGTTTAGCAACAAACCTTCAGAGTGACACGAGCTTTTATAGTTCAGATACCGCCTACTCCATTCTTTGATCTCTGTGGCAAAAGTAATACGAAAGTCAGCTATAGTTACATGGTATTCATCGTTCTTCAAATACAAAGACTATCATGTATCATGAACTCAGAGAAAGAAATGTTTTTAAGACGGATTCGCTTTACTAGGAAATTATATTACTTGTTATAAAAGGGAATGGTGTATTTTAATAACGATCATGGTGAGAATGTATCAGAAATATTGGTGATAAAGGCGGCAACAAAGATTGCTAATTATTTTggaatttatttagttattaacAATGATTATCGTTGTCAGAGTAGACTGGCATCTGCACTGTATGCAATAgttgcattactattatcaccacaattataacaaatatcctccttgttatatatatatatatatatatatatatatatatatatatatatatatatatatatatatatatataatacaattataaaaatattattgatgcTGTTGTTATAGCTGTCTTTGATCTCATCTTTCATTTTAGCTACTACGTTTTCATCATATTGCTATTCCTTATATCAAAGttatcatattttccttattcatatcatcattatcattatgacagtcAATACAAATCAATCATAtactaattatgattattactgatcGTGATCATCACTAtccaaattataaatatttttgctgTGCTGTTCCCTTAGTATCCATGTAGCAGCAAATCCAAGAAGTATttgtgatgataacaaaaagCTTGCCATTTTATTAGTTTTGATATCATGAATATTGTTAACGTTATATCCCTATAATTGTGTTGTCATTTTCACCATctgttttgtcattatttatcaattaatatcatcattatcataagaataatgtacaatttttcctttttttcaacgtATGCTTTAATTAGAGTGAAGTTATATTATTTCAGAATAAATTACAAAGCTCATCTTGCGACAAAAATATGGCATACTGTAATCTATCGATATGTGAATGGAAAACGTAGAGCAGTTACACGTTTTCCAAGGTTTCTGAGGTCATGAATTCTCCTGTGGGCTGGATTTGCACTATAAAAGCCTGATTCATGTTAGTTTCTTAGCAGCTCTAGCAAATATGGCTTTTAAGGTTTGTGCCTATAATCTACAACAGTATGCtcatgataaacagataaattaaatATCAACAGGATAATTCTTGAAACAATCTTTTCACAGGTTATCGTTCTGTCCGCTCTCTTGGGTCGGTGTCCTTTGCAGTTCATTACCATCTTACAACGCCCTGACACCCACGGTAGGTATACGTTCAAGTAACTAATAAATATACTCCGTAACTGTAATTGATCACACAGTTATAGAACGCATTCAATAATATATTGATTGTTATTTTAAAGGGACCAGCccagtacgacttcaactatgcAGTAAAACATGGTCACTTCCAGTAACGACTTTGGTCACCAAGACAATCGCTTCGGATATGACACTCAAGGAGCTTACTTTGTACTGCTTCCTAACGGCCGTGTACAGAGGGTATCGTACAACGTGAACGGGGATGCTGGATACGTGGCCCAAGTCACTTCCGACGGAGAGGCTCAATACGTCGCCCCAAGACCTTCAACTTCCTATCAGCCTGCTCCTTCTTATGTTTAACCTCATGGCTTATATCTCAAAGTCTGTAGAATTAAAATTACAACTATTTAATCTCAATAAAAGTTCtaccaaataaaataatgactgtCATATTGCAAATGGACGTGTATGTGGTACAATGCCTGTTGCTTAAACTAAAAGTCAGAAGTGatcaaaaggaaaatatgatcTTTCGTAGTATTTTGTACTGCTACTTCACAAATGCTCGTTGTGCCTATGCATAGCATTTCCCGTGTCTTCCCTATCACTTTATTGTTCacctttaatataaataaaaattatttatataaattatggaACATTTCCCGGTAAAGGCTGTCTTCCATTTCTAGGCAATTTGCAAACATTCAACTATCTTCAACCATCTTAAGCAGTCTTTTATACAAAACGTCGGAAACTTTATCTACCTATATTATTTGCACGTGCCTTCATCTACCATATTGTCTCAATGTACGTGCCTTCATCTACCATATTGTATTAATGTACGTTACAAAAGTCCACATGACATAAATACCTGTTTCATGAACGCCAAATCCGGTCATGGGGTTGAAGCTATGTCGGAAGATATCTCCCTTAGCCGCCTGGTGAATTTACCATGTATAATGCattgtacatacatgcatcatcGGTTCATTATCGTTTCTGTTGCTTCTACTGACAGTGTTGTATAATTACCTTCAAACGTGTATGTATCATaagcaatatttttatcattattcagctttttaattacaattacccttatggctgtttttatttttctagcaATGATATTGCTAATTTATAGTTACTTCTAacataattattgctgttattattattattatagctgatctcattgtttttgttactgctatcatcaatgccatcaacatcctcatcattatcactattatcgtcgttatcatcactgctgttattgttattatcaatctaATCATtgacataaatattaatatcatttattgtttttgtattctgaccgttttcatttgattttttgttattaacataaatatcataattgttgCTATGATGTCATTAATATGAACTTACCAGTTTCGTTTTTACCATTAAttcattagtaataattataatggtaatagcaaaataatagtagcaatactaatagttgtaataaaatttcacattaatgttattataattattattatcataattttttattatcatctttattattgatttcttgttatcattgctgttgttctgttttttattataattatcgttatcattatctttataattatcattatcattagtatcattattaatactattggcATATCGTTGTAATAAGgtggataataatactgatggtaataataatcagcaTGATGCTAATACTAAGactaataattactactactattacttctactactgctactactactactactactaataataataataataataataataataataataatagtgaaaataataatattagtaattgtaattattattattattattattattattattattttattattattattattattattattatcataattattattatcatcatcatcatcatcatcatcatcatcatcatcatcatcatcatcatcatcatcatcatcatcatcatcatcatcattattattatcaccatcattatcattaattatattcataattatcgttatttttattagtagtattatattatcatatagtattttcatagttaattataattataattaatcataataatgattataatcatacttataattaaataatagttatagttataattacaacagtaataatgataatgacaaatcctttttgttagtattactattcaTGTTAtctttcctgttcttatcatcaccattttcaaaactgttaccataatcattattatcactgtagttAGTTTTATTAATTACAGTTCATAGAATTTTCTTAAAATATCTCTCGGCTCAGCTGATAGTTTTCGATAGCTAATTCTAACACTGACATAGCAGCAGCAAAGTGTGTATGGAAAAAAGTTTTCCGTTTATTTTACcattaattcatgataataataataataatgataatagcaaaaataatagtaaaaaatactaatagtaatagtaatatttcacattattgttaatattttttttattattattactatcattattattattgttttcttattgttgttttattactgttgtcttcttatatattattgttaccataatcgttattgcaattattattactattatatttatagatatggctctaattataatcaaaagtaagattataatcatacttataattgcattataattatgattacaagtataacagtaataatgataatgataaaacctttcactattatcattattattatccatactatctttcccgttattatcacgattatcatatcgttaccattatcattatcgttattatcactgtagTTAGTATTAATACAAAGTTCATGGATTTTCCTTAAAATATCTCTCGGCTCAGATGACAATTTGAATAGTTCATTCTATTAACAATGGTACTACGTCATCAATTAGAGTGTGTAGAAAAAAGTAATGCAACTACGAGAAACCTTCGTTTTCCCTTTATCTTAGAGGTCAAGAATTCTGTGGTGGACTGTGTCTGCACTATAATAACCTAGTTCACGTTTTTCTCAACAATTCTAACACAAAATGGCTATTAGATTTTGTACCTCCCGTGCTACTGTGGATATGTCTTCAACAATATCGGAAAAGTAAATTCAAATATAAAACCATGATTCTCAAACATCCTGCAATGCTCCTGCGTCATTCTATAATGCCCCTTTAGTAACTCAACTTATAAGGAacgatatgtatgtgtttgtaatgcATCATGCAATGTGCACATCCTATATTTCATATACAAGAGTCTATATCAACAAATGATTACTTCTATTAGGCAGTGAATCATGATTATTCCAATAACGACTTCGGGCACCAAGAAAATCGAAATGATATGACACTCAAGGAGCCTACTTTGTACTGCTTCTCGACAGCCATGTACAGAGGGTGCCATACACTATGAACGGCGACTCTGGATACGTGGTCCAAGTTACGTACGAGAGAGAAAGCTTAATACGGCGCCCCAAATCCTTCCACTTCTTATCAGCCTGTTCTGACATATGCTATAGATTATAGAATTGACGGAAgagacaaaataattattatttaataaaaatcgtaataaaGGACTTAACAAATATAAACTCATCTTCACCTACATATCAAATATACCCCTGGAATGTTCTCATAGGGAGCAAaacgaaaagataataaaatggactaatatatgtacgtatatattcatgtatatctatataaacacacatacgcatgcgtagatagataggtagataaattagatatagatatagatatatattcatatgaatgtgtgtgtgtgtatatatggtatctatgtgtgtgtgtgtgtatgtattatatatatatatatatatatatatatatatatatatatatatatgtatatatatatatatatatatatatatatatatatatatatatatatatatatatatataatatatataataatatattatatatatatatatatatatataatatattttatatatatatatatatatatatatattatatatatatataatatattatatataggtatatgtgtccatatatgtatattatgtatatatatatatatatatatatatatatatatatatatatatatatatatatgttgggaatggtaaaacactctgccTGGTTgatattatgacaaaaaaaacattgtacaAACGAGATTTGCTGAAAACGAGAAAACATTTTCGAAgtagaaaaatattgaaattgggCAGCTGTTTAATCTTTgatgattccaccagtctgcgggcgtagacatcagtggaaggaaagacaatacaCACAGTTGACTAATCCGTCTGAtgacctgtgtcccactgatggcagaggAGGACGTTGTTGTTTTGTCCTCTTGGTACTGCGTTATTATGTTAAGACTGACTCTCAGTGTGATTTGTACTTGTTTCACCAAAGTACTGCCCACCACAAGAGTCACAAGGAATAGCATAGGTGCCAAAATTCAAGGAAGAGAGAGGACTGGTGTGTACCAGGTTGTGGAGGAGAGTGTTTAATTGGTGAAACTTCAGCctacagttgagagggtgaatGGTGCGACGGAGAGTAGATCTTAGTGTAGGGCAGCTGAGGAGTGAGGAGAGTTGTGGTAGAAGATACGCCCAGTTTAGAGGAGCGACGGAGGAAATTTATCTCTactggcaacacctctcttcatatGAAGTATATGTACACTCTACTGTGCAGGTTTCCTGTCcacagagaaggagaagtggtcaacTAAGCTATGACCTAGGTCCTCCAAGAAAAGGAGCTTGTTGTGAATTTCCCCTTCGACCTTCAagcagatggagggagagagttcAGCACCGTAAGGAATTCCAAGAACAAAGCAGGGACATGAAGCCAAATAGCAAAGACGTCGCCATATCTCAGCCAAACCGAAGGACAAAGGGAGAACCCAAACTCGAAGTACTACCTAAACACGTTTGccaggagtagagagagaagaaccgATGGCAAAActgaacgtctgagagtagaagagaCCTTTAAGGATTTTTACTGTTAATAGTATTAatttaatgatgttaatattacTGATTGTGCGTGAGTAGCTTTAGTTTGAAGTATGTTCCATTCAGTTTGTCCACTTACTGCATGAATAgagacatgtaatatatattttattcgaaATTTCATATACCTGTCTCCATCAACAGACACATACACTTAAGCATGTTTTTGCATGCACGCACGTTTATAGTCCATCCACCGATTTCTCTTTGATtatagtaaagaaaaatatatccgTCTGTGCACAATTGTTctctaaattaatattatttttctggcaGTGTTGCATGACTGTCCTTATATACATCATCGTCctcaccattattgttaatagtttAAGCAATAAATCATTCGGTTATTATAAGCAGGGTTTACTATAGAAGTAATAtttgtatttccatttttatcctcattcgTCTCTGTAAATACAATCAGTATCATAATTAGTGCTATTAATCCCGTTGGTTATGCAAATGACGGGGGAAGAGatcgtaagtatgtatataaatatgaacgaCAACTATGTATGCGTATAATTTTATCACTGAAGCCGTTTGTATGTCTACTTCGCCAACAAGAGGTGAACAAGtaaaagctcacacacacacgagcacgcacgcaaacacacatagacgCGCGTGCCCATATTTATtggatataatgtgtgtgtgtgtgtgtgtgtgtgtgtgtgtgtgtgtgtgtgtgtgtgtgtgtgtgtgtgtgtgtgtgtgtgtgtgtgtgtgcaaatatatatatatatatatatatatatatcatacacacatacatatatataaaaatatatatacatatatgttatatatatacatatatatacatatatatatatatatatatatatatatatatatatacacatatatgttatatatatacatatatgttatatatatacatatatatatatatatgtgtgtgtgtgtgtgtgtgtgtgtgtgtgtgtgtgtgtgtgtgtgtgtgtgtgtgtgtgtgtgtgtgtgtgtgtgtgtgtgtgttatattttacatgtatatatatatatatatatatatatatatatatatatatatatatatatatatatatatatatatacatgtgtgtgtgtgtgtatattgtggaCGGCATCCCTCTACCACTACGGTACGATTACAtgcctttattcttttcttcttttttgttaattctttattatctttgtcattattactattagtgtttaTAATATTCCAATTATTgtgaattgttattatcatgtgattattattgtcattatgattatttttgtttttcattatcactgctacAAAAACTACTACTGCAGTATTTACAGTTATAACTATCACACCctcattgttttattactatcattttgttactgctatcattattatgatttccaTTTCAATGTTATTACCATCTCCCttgtcattgttatcgtcattattattagcattactattctCATCAATAATATTCATTTTTGCAAAGAATTTTTGAACTTTATTTTAAACCATCTCTTAATTCTgcctaaaatttttaataaaataaggaTTTTATTTTACGGCAAAAATATGACACTTTTATTTGTGAATGGAACAAATAATGCAACAAAAGAATAAACTTTCCCTGCTCCTGAGGT encodes:
- the LOC119587187 gene encoding pro-resilin-like codes for the protein MRVDFMAASVCTIKNRFTYVSKQFQFKWQPLYLQVTVLSLLVVGIFGSSLQSYNAPAPSYNAPAPTGPAQYDFNYAVKHDYSNNDFGHQENRNGYDTQGAYFVLLPDSRIQRVSYNVNGDAGYVAQVTYEGEAQYRAPRPSTSYQPAP